One bacterium genomic window, CGGTTGCGCAGCGTCGATTCCGATAGCGTTGTCAATGGATTATTGGCAAGGAATTTAATCGAAGAGGCAGGACGGGATGATAGTCCCGGGCGTGCGATTAGTTATCGCGTCACCGACCATTTCTTGAAATTGTTCGGCGTCGCCTCGTTATCCGATTTACAGGAAGAATATTCAATAATGCATAAGCAGGCGGAAACCGAAACACCCGCTACTACTGAGACACCCTCAATTGATAACCCACACGAATCACCGTTGCCGGAGACCGTGCCAGAGACTTCAGAAGCCGACGAAACGGCTACCGACTCAGTGCCGACTTTACCGCAATAAGTAAATCGCCAATCCGAAATGGTTTCTGCAGGTAGGCGAACGGTTTATTGACGGTGAAGCGTTGCACGATGGTCTGTTGGGGAAATCCACTGGAAACAATAATCCGCAAATCGCCTCGCAGTTTTAGTAATTCATCC contains:
- the scpB gene encoding SMC-Scp complex subunit ScpB; its protein translation is MLSQEQAQIEALLFASDVPLTTQRIAELLVLPVGRIERELEILEEQYRAQGHCFFVAQEGRGIRLRTLPQFAELLMAINGEAAKLSRPALEVLSILAMRKTATRPEIDRLRSVDSDSVVNGLLARNLIEEAGRDDSPGRAISYRVTDHFLKLFGVASLSDLQEEYSIMHKQAETETPATTETPSIDNPHESPLPETVPETSEADETATDSVPTLPQ